One segment of Anopheles stephensi strain Indian chromosome 3, UCI_ANSTEP_V1.0, whole genome shotgun sequence DNA contains the following:
- the LOC118513947 gene encoding uncharacterized protein LOC118513947 translates to MAKRKACTWTIDLQTALIPLYLVSKLCCLNAFTYRPLKQRIVPRNFSSASDKCSSERTAHGKKLTFSVVGLLHAVGCSFAYASYHILSSLSQSSKLTDSNLVRVAIDLKNQYVGCILVLVLVTVSLFRQPALNRLIQVLLRVDQLLPRMTGVVGQTNWPQTSVNNAAWLRNVLLMFVLGVGVKATLEITNCLMYIRDSGSPFSSNCLLLCIVPQTLCVISELQFVAYALLIRDRLRLLNRWLLQLQPQLARGSEPAFASVHQLTHIHGKLVNAIGLLNRCFGVQNATLLLFQFVTLVELGYNTSMMSVRYAAAHTQQGDSTEDFLETVYWIVWFVMEMFAVCYCSHATVEEAQRTAHLLRPPTTYRMNVRSHFRLISQQQLLFLNLKTCVTCGGLFTVDLTLLHAIIGATTTYLIILIQFDQSFNGD, encoded by the exons ATGGCCAAACGGAAAGCATGTACTTGGACCATCGATTTACAAACCGCCCTGATACCGCTCTATCTCGTGTCAAAACTGTGCTGCTTAAATGCTTTTACCTATAGGCCACTGAAGCAGCGCATTGTGCCGCGGAACTTCAGCAGCGCATCGGACAAATGTTCCTCCGAGCGTACCGCGCACGGCAAAAAGTTGACATTCTCCGTCGTTGGACTGCTGCATGCCGTGGGATGCAGCTTTGCTTACGCTTCCTATCACATTCTTTCCTCGCTGAGTCAGTCGAGCAAGCTGACCGACTCGAACTTGGTGCGTGTGGCGATCGACCTAAAGAATCAGTACGTGGGATGCattctggtgctggtgctcgtGACCGTGTCCTTGTTCCGCCAGCCGGCACTGAATCGGTTGATACAGGTGTTGCTCCGAGTCGATCAGCTTCTGCCGCGGATGACTGGGGTTGTTGGACAAACGAACTGGCCGCAGACTTCCGTCAACAATGCGGCCTGGTTGAG GAATGTTCTTCTGATGTTCGTGCTCGGGGTTGGGGTAAAGGCAACGCTCGAGATCACCAACTGTCTCATGTACATCCGCGACAGTGGTTCACCGTTTTCGTCCAACTGCTTGCTGCTCTGCATCGTACCGCAAACGCTCTGCGTTATCAGTGAGCTACAGTTTGTAGCGTACGCGCTGCTAATCAGAGACCGGTTAAGACTGCTCAACCGATGGCTGTTGCAACTGCAGCCCCAGCTGGCACGTGGCAGTGAGCCCGCCTTCGCATCCGTGCACCAGCTCACTCACATCCATGGGAAGCTGGTCAACGCAATCGGGCTGCTCAACCGATGCTTCGGAGTGCAAAACGCAACCCTGCTGCTGTTCCAGTTCGTCACGCTTGTTGAGCTGGGCTACAACACGAGCATGATGTCCGTGCG GTATGCCGCAGCACACACCCAGCAGGGCGACAGTACGGAGGACTTCCTCGAAACAGTGTACTGGATCGTATGGTTTGTGATGGAAATGTTTGCGGTCTGCTACTGTAGCCATGCTACTGTGGAAGAG GCACAACGAACAGCTCATCTTCTAAGACCGCCTACCACTTACAGGATGAACGTAAGGAGCCATTTTCGTCTG ATTTCTCAACAACAATTGCTGTTCCTAAACCTCAAAACGTGCGTCACCTGTGGCGGCCTGTTCACCGTAGATCTCACGCTGCTCCACGCG ATTATTGGTGCTACAACAACCTATCTAATCATCCTGATACAGTTCGATCAATCGTTTAACGGTGATTAA